The Epinephelus lanceolatus isolate andai-2023 chromosome 12, ASM4190304v1, whole genome shotgun sequence genome segment ACTATGGTGGTGAAGTGCAGCGCTACTCAAGCACTTTACTCTGTCAGGAACTTCATTGTCGTGTATTTCTTTTTGGGTAAGTTATCTCTATTTACACATAAATCTTCAGTGACACAGTGTTGTTAAATCGTAGTACCAAGTGCCAGAGGAGTTAAAAGTTTAATGATCTTCTCCCAAATACGCCCCAGTTAGGTCTCTTTTATGGGCATGCCTTTATTTATTGTTAGTGATTCTACCGgagctctgtttttattttgctcttcTTATTCTACACCAAGTTGTGAGAAGTGATCAGGGTTCCAACAGTCATGGAAAGCCTGGAAAAGTCTGGGAATATTGTTATATGTAATACAATTGTTACAGAAATCTTTTGTGGATAACCTTCCACGAAATGTAACATAATGGCGAATCTATTTTTTGTAGCTGTAAGTGTGACGTAGCTCTGATATGCTTCtgtttgtgacattttgtgTACGATCATGCGAGTTTCTTCATTTTACCACCgtgttctgtctctcttcatGTATGTCAGCTTcctgaaattatgtttgaatagagtttgaacCTGACTTGTTTTAAAAAACGCTGGGCAAGTGGCACAAGAACATCTTTTTTATCAAGGGTCCTTTAAAAGTCATGGGAAAGAtctgaaattttgtccatgaaaatgcaTGAGAACCCTGATTAATAgacaaaatatttcactttatttttaacagGATACATTCCAAAAGCATGGATTTGTAAGACTCTCAATCTCCATTTGAACAGGTCAGTATGTGTTACATATAATTAAACAAACTCACTTGCAGCCACACACTGCTGCTTCCTGGACTACAATAATGTATTTGTCTGTGATCTCCACCTCCAGCTCTGCCCACCCTCTTGACAGCATAGCTGGGCTGCTGGACCTCTCCCTGCTCTACTACCTGTGGATCAGTGccaccttcctcctcttcacatGGCACATCACTCTGCTGCTTTTTAGGATCTTTGTCACTGAGGTATGTGTAGCAATACATGACAAAATTAATACAGTCCCTAATGTTTCAAAACCAAAGACTGCTGCAGAGGTGAAATTTCCACACTTTTCCCCTTCCTTTGCATTCTCTTTTTTCCGATCAGTATTTTTTTACTTGACTTGAGCACATCCAAAAATTACAACTTATCAAAGATGAGAGTGCCAGCTGGCCATGGTGGCCACCATAAAGTTGCATGGATTCAGCCTTCTTCTGATAATTGTATCTGATTGTGGCTGTAATTAGCTTAAAAGTAGAGTGCTGTGTTGCAGACTACCTCTGTTTGCCTTTAAATTATTTACAGACACTAGGGGGCAATGTTGTCATTGCTTTGAATGTTCAAGTATCTGAGGAACACTGAGCACTTAACTGGATTGTAATATTCATGGTGAAAACCCCAGAAGTCATCTCTCATGATCAATTAAAGTTATACTTGAGGACCGTTACTCTAAGGAAGTATGTCATCTAATAAATTTCCTTTTATTTGCAGGTGTACAGTTTTCCTGTGCAGTCGTCTTTTACTGAGGATGCCCACCAGTGTCTTCCTAAAGTTCTCACTGACAAGCAGCCAGTGATATTAAAGGTAGATAAAATAGATTGTTTCTCTACTTTGTGCTCACTGATAATCAGATTTGGGTGTTGTAACTTGTCTTTTCCCAAATTTTAGTTTCTAGCTCTGCAGGACTTGGCTCTGCTGTCTCAGCACTCTCCGTCACGGCGCTGTGAGGTCTTCAGTCTGAGTCAGCCAGGTGTGTTATGTTGTCTTTGAGCTGTTTTGGATTTTTCTTGTGTGAAATAAATCTTGATGCACTTCAAACATCCAGATTGTATTTATAAGTAGCTTATAACAAAAGccaaatgtatgtattttttcattCTTGTCTCGCCCAGGTGGCCATCCTCATAACTGGAATGCCATCAGTAAGgagtgtctgtctctgctgacTGATCTGACCCAGCGACTCATAGCCTACCATGACACTGTTGCAACCAATGGCAGGGCCAAGTCACTGTCCACTGGGAGCGAACGGAAGACTTCATCTGAGACATCAGGTATGTCGCTATAAAACAGATAAACTTAATTGTTCATGACCAGTCCCCTTTATCCTTCCTCTTCCACTTTTTGTCTTGAAGTAACCTCAGGTACAGAGGATCTGATGAGCCCGAGGCCCACTTTACTGATGAAAACTCCAGCTTCGGTCTTTGCACGCTCTATTGTTGGCGGCCCACCACAGAGCCCCCTGACAGCACCGTTCACTCCTGACCTGGACAGCCCTTTTGCTTCTCCTGCCCTGCGGCATCTTACTGCTCCTGTGGACCAGTGCTCACCGTGGTTCGGCACAGTGCAGAGTCCACACATCATGAGAAGAGCCCCAAAACTCTGGTCCACCtccacaggtgagaggaaacTAATGGAAGACATCAGGTCACTTTAAGCTATAATTTTAGCCAGTAAGTGACGAGCGTCGCCTTGTTTGATCTGTTCTGTTTAGGTCTGAAACTATTTTTACTCTTTTATATATATTCACCTCCGAGGACTGAATCTACGTCCACTAATACATGCTCATTTAAAACAGTATTGTATAATGAAAACAAATCCATGTGCAcaagtgtttttgcagtgttTCAGGAATAATCTCTGTTTATACTAACTCCTGAAAACTTAAATCACGTGATCATTCATGTACACTTGGCATGTGCGTGCCTGTGTAAGCAGGAAACAGATTATCTTCTCAGTGGTTGGTTGCTTAGCTACAGAAAATACTACGGAGGAAGAGTAAGCTCAGAAAGCTCTTAGCTTGGACTGACAATGAGTTGGAACTGTCACTGAAAGTAACTAAGGGGTATAAGGTGGCCAAGGCAGCGGACAACTTATATTGGGAGTCATTGCAAAGCAAATACATCAACATATTAGAGCGGTACTGGGAGCATTATCCATCGCCAGAGGGGGCCGTGGTGATGGGAAAGGAGTAATGTTTCCGACACAAGAAGGATGAAATCATGATTGATAGGACCCTACCAGGAGTTTGAATGTGGGTGTCTGTTTCCAAGTGTCCAGACTAAACTGCAATCCCAGAGTTTACTGAAAACCTATTGTGGACATAGCCTGAACTAATCAGCAAACTTCAGCTATTACCAGAGGTGTTGAAACTTCTGGCCTGGCATTATGACAACTTGTCAGTGGGTCAGGGTATCATTACATAGGTCTAGCAGTAGATAATTAGTAGATAAGTAGATCTTTGATAGACATCTGCGTGTCAGGCTTTTTTGCTGGTTCCTATTTGTAATTTAGTGTCTCTCTTTGCAGATTCACAGGCCAACGGCAGTCCCCTGTCATCCCCTGCTTCAGTTCCCAGTCCTAAACAGGAACCATCCAAACCAAGTCTCCTGGCTCAGTTCCTCCAGAACAGAAAAGAACAGGTACCTCATTCTTGTGACAATACAGAACTACAATATAGATGTTAGTATGTTTATGTTTCCAGCATTGACAAAAGGCTTTTCATACTTAACACTTTTTTAACTCGGGCTAACAATAGCAGTCATATAGAGAGGTCTGTCTCCTTTGatttttgtaacttttcaaATCAACTATCAGACAGTCATCTCGTTCTTTATGCAGTGATCGGCAAAGCTTTGCACAGGTGTGAAAATGGAAAGAGCTCCATTTGCTCCACATTTGTTTTCTCTACTTTCCTCATTCACAGTTCAATCACACCAATCACTTCTGTGCCGGCACCAGAGAGATGAGACAGGAAAAGTGCCAACAGAATTAAGAATATGTGACTCATCTGTGGCCTGGTTACTGATGTCTTTTACTGATGATAAAGTAGAGGTCATACCATATGTCTTTGTTCTGATGGAGTGTACATCCATCTAAAGAGTGAGGTTATCCCAGATTTTAAGTTATCAGGGTGGTTTCAGCCCCAGGGTTAAGTGTGAAAAGCCATTATTTCTACATGTGTGTCAACATACTGAAAGCAAAACAACTTTATACTTAACTGTCCCATCCAGGTTAAAAATTTCTTGGCAAAGCGGGTGCTGATAATGTATTTGTTTAACAAGGTAAGGATGTGTGGCATGTGCATGGTGtcttctgtagacttctgaatGATGTGAGGGGCTCCCTGCATGCAGTCACCTGACAGTAGTGTTGGCAGATTTTAACACCCCCCACCCTGCTGGCATCACTAATTTAACTCCTGGTTTTGGGCTTAAGTGTGCACACATTACTAATGTAGCTCTTTTCCATCCCCCTAGCTGTCACAAGAGCCTCactaatgactttaaaacactgatttaagGAGTTGTGTTACACGTGTCATGCAAGTACCAATCAAATGTTTAGAAATCTTGTCCTTGTGATCTTATCAGAACTGTGAGGTACTGATCACAGCTGAATATCATACATGCTTTGTACCGTTTCCTGTTTGTAGAAACTAGTTTGGTTAGTCTGCTTTGCTTTCTGAGGTTTATGTAAATTGCCTTGGACCATGCATGCATGTTGTAGTGTAGTCTTACTAAAACCTATCTAACAACTTCCTGATTCATCTGTCTACTGTAAATGTGCATCTGTCTGTTTAGTACGTAGCTAACATGGCCTCTTACAGCTTCCAGAAGCCTCCAGTCAAGCTCTGTTTGCAGACAGCCAAGCTCACATTTGGGCTCTAGAAGGTGGGAAAGACGGTGCACAGCAGTTTTATTTAATATGAATATGACCTGTTGAGACAACATCTGCATAACTATCTCCTCTAACATCCACCTCCAGGGCTGTCTTACCTTGTTCAAGCCTCCTTCTCAGAGGACCAGTTTGGGGTTGTACAGACTACATTACCCAGCATTCTCAGCTGCATGCTGTTCTTACAGGAGGTAAGCTGATGTACTTTATTGCAGCTACCCTGAGAGCACATACACGTGGGACAGCTGTGATTAAAACCTGACTGCTATCACATTTCATTGCCCAGCTGTATTATACTGAGTGTGTGAATTGGCTTTGCTAATATAAACTTTGCACTGAACTTTGTgcctttaaaacaaacagcGTGTGCAGTGCTTTGTGCTTGATACGATTTCAGAAAGTTAAAGGGGCCAGGTGatctaaatcatgaaaaaagggcCAGAAGGAGGGCCATTGTTGTAGACTTTTTCAATTAAATATCTCTATCAATCAACACAAATTGAattccagtgtttttctaataCCCCTTCCTGCCAAAATTAGTGAGTGTATGCAGTTTTTTAAGGCGGGAAAAGGTGTTAAAAATAGTCCATAGACTctcattgccagtagaccagattCATATACATATGCTCTGTGGTAGATGTGTGTGCCTTGGTGTTTTTTCTGATGTGTCACTTATCATGTCACAGACGGGCCGGAAAACAAgtcagtaaacagtagaaagcaaaatggaggccagtgaaaatgttctggtggttatttcttttttgtatctcatacttattcagtctctctttaaaACTCAGTGTCAACTAGATTTTAAACAgtgtttgagcgctgcttggatGTGGACAGACGGTATTTTGTGGTGAGGCATCACTGCATCATTCTagaaaaggggctaaaattagcatgtcCACCCGggtgtcatatttccatcactgtccagtgggaaagggggTTAAGAGGCAAACTCAGGTGTTTCAGGCAGGCAAGACtttatctgtgtctgtgcaACAAACAGATATAACTGAAATGTAACTTGAAGTTAACAGACTGAATTctcaaatgtttaaaagtaaatTACTATCTTTACTTGTCACAAGAAGCAGAGATATCAGGTAAATGGGGGAAACTGTACAGACACAGGATCATTGTGCACACACTGACAGCAGATATGTCCTGTCCTCCTTGTCTTCAGGCAGTAGATCGCCACTTCAAACTGCCTCACGCCTCCAGTAAGCCTGTCAGGTCGGCCAGCAGCATGGGAGACTCCACTTACAAAACACTGCGCTTTGCTCTCAGGGCCACTCTCAAGACTGCCATCTACAGGATAACAACCACTTTTGGAAATCACTTGAAGTAAGGCCTGTCATGAAAATGGACCATCTCAAAATCACAAGATTATGCTGAgtatattaatttattatgtatatcttctttttttttttaaaatcctcaGTGCTGTTCAGATGTCTGCAGAGCACCGGAAAAGATTGCAGCAGTTTCTGGAGTACAAGGAATAACACACCTGACACTTGGCTCTTGTGTCTTCAGACTCTTATCAGTgtgatgtgtgagtgtgtgtttgcacattaGCATAAGTGAGGCAACAAGTGAAAGCCCATGATAGTGCCTCTTTTAATATTTATGTCTGCACCGTGTCATGGCGGATTGTATTTGATAGGTTAGATCACATCTCCTCCATGCTTGAGGTGCGGGCTTCCTGCCCAACTGTAGCAGGCTG includes the following:
- the ndc1 gene encoding nucleoporin NDC1 isoform X1; amino-acid sequence: MFSAEQSCWFVRKVVCWRAVASIAWAVLLLPPITAVFVILSRFSLLHPIQTISECLSFLTSASAIFSFILLCGVIIMVGFLNLEYYTVIPTIACSKIALLGQLLHPRQCVNSLAHCIMGIIVAWCCAVTIGGRYEMIGYPVTQSDGTESSPQMCLNEYHLILLLAGAFVGFSHSLLGVIYNMNFVSFHPVQQYKYLRFKGSLTMVVKCSATQALYSVRNFIVVYFFLGYIPKAWICKTLNLHLNSSAHPLDSIAGLLDLSLLYYLWISATFLLFTWHITLLLFRIFVTEVYSFPVQSSFTEDAHQCLPKVLTDKQPVILKFLALQDLALLSQHSPSRRCEVFSLSQPGGHPHNWNAISKECLSLLTDLTQRLIAYHDTVATNGRAKSLSTGSERKTSSETSVTSGTEDLMSPRPTLLMKTPASVFARSIVGGPPQSPLTAPFTPDLDSPFASPALRHLTAPVDQCSPWFGTVQSPHIMRRAPKLWSTSTDSQANGSPLSSPASVPSPKQEPSKPSLLAQFLQNRKEQVKNFLAKRVLIMYLFNKLPEASSQALFADSQAHIWALEGLSYLVQASFSEDQFGVVQTTLPSILSCMLFLQEAVDRHFKLPHASSKPVRSASSMGDSTYKTLRFALRATLKTAIYRITTTFGNHLNAVQMSAEHRKRLQQFLEYKE
- the ndc1 gene encoding nucleoporin NDC1 isoform X2, producing the protein MFSAEQSCWFVRKVVCWRAVASIAWAVLLLPPITAVFVILSRFSLLHPIQTISECLSFLTSASAIFSFILLCGVIIMVGFLNLEYYTVIPTIACSKIALLGQLLHPRQCVNSLAHCIMGIIVAWCCAVTIGGRYEMIGYPVTQSDGTESSPQMCLNEYHLILLLAGAFVGFSHSLLGVIYNMNFVSFHPVQQYKYLRFKGSLTMVVKCSATQALYSVRNFIVVYFFLGYIPKAWICKTLNLHLNSSAHPLDSIAGLLDLSLLYYLWISATFLLFTWHITLLLFRIFVTEVYSFPVQSSFTEDAHQCLPKVLTDKQPVILKFLALQDLALLSQHSPSRRCEVFSLSQPGGHPHNWNAISKECLSLLTDLTQRLIAYHDTVATNGRAKSLSTGSERKTSSETSVTSGTEDLMSPRPTLLMKTPASVFARSIVGGPPQSPLTAPFTPDLDSPFASPALRHLTAPVDQCSPWFGTVQSPHIMRRAPKLWSTSTDSQANGSPLSSPASVPSPKQEPSKPSLLAQFLQNRKEQLPEASSQALFADSQAHIWALEGLSYLVQASFSEDQFGVVQTTLPSILSCMLFLQEAVDRHFKLPHASSKPVRSASSMGDSTYKTLRFALRATLKTAIYRITTTFGNHLNAVQMSAEHRKRLQQFLEYKE